One Branchiostoma floridae strain S238N-H82 chromosome 1, Bfl_VNyyK, whole genome shotgun sequence genomic region harbors:
- the LOC118418660 gene encoding girdin-like isoform X2: MAEEDADISPMEAFMDSPLVVWAKTFSPGSKVDFTNLVEGTFLNEMMLQIDPRPTNQRINKQVQGQVHLRIQNLAILMRHIKSYYQDVLQQLIVMKLPDIIAIGKEPEGEQCIHELRKILLLVLGCAVQCEKKEVFIEKIKELDLDVQHAMVGHIQEITDNTDNIFCTQWSELTEIPPEELDGLSRNMFYHLKRLVNERDDYCEALAEITQERDYYQHAQQEASKQAQSPVAPGQPQDKNHLTVELADTKARLRRLRQELEEKSEQVVDFKHEIEQINLTLQKLRQENLELSTDARSARAYRDELDVAKEKLSKTEKFESEIQRYKEKLNDLDFYKARTEELREDNRILHETKAMLEEQMESLRAKKEKWVEVEQENLRIKAQLKEMEERRDEDRRRIQELVDENMALDLDKRQTLNESLTLGRELEDAKSKSSSGYYPLAAECNESATSRALRLEKENKRLVQEMEELREQMHHSDSSNTRMTELEKENQRLSEKLKRLQDSATKETQSLLDLEQFSDDLIKDKAQLEQTLETIKENSERQIQELERENEQLQQTINTLRQRTQISLDARVKDIEKENKTLHDSLRETTSKLSQVELEKKQLSRQFERIRDNAERAEEMERENVKVGREKEHLQRTIETLKISCENFDQLEKEHNAMEKEHRKLKKEVDSLKSKAEKFDESEKVNIQLNAEKQRLQRTIENLKGTGSKVSEIEEEKEELEKENHQLKKMLATSKESVQRLEEDNLRLDSQNQKLTKSVDHSSRKVEDLRKENSELESEGQRLQKSLENMKASSRKLQRLEKDNRDLETTNTQLERSQKQLEKENKRLRQSMEMKEGMLEDSNTRIASLETEIRHMQKDKERSKDTDSRIQELEKDNKDLLKQTTMDKKTLATLREELVNEKLHNQQLTNELEKLAAELDKIGLNKEKLLQQEHSQDESRWKALESRMESELKKSLEIKEEKVHALESRLQESVNRNQKLRDELRTLRREHEALQQKYEEEQGSSPPKVTVRRTTQGETTRELIKMKDQVIELERNNAKFETENSSLKQQSRSLESQCNKLQQQVSSLQSQNASLQGQSSNLQSQNAKLQVELSTLQSQKSSVTSEHTKLQTQHSQAETQYKSLQRRYDDMRSEHTALQKDFERLQKLHSTLSSDNEAMASEHSMLKSNFKILKSDNKRLEDQYNSLLKENEGLKKMKSTFESVRSEDRTLAAVKADNERLQATNRKLTADYQDLQTDHKGLKQTYNSLQLEHTQLAGDLREFQSQYMQMDMATSKMEGRCEMLQQLNRTLEEENKQLMSQLTKLLEQNQELLAQTLESKEQFHEEERQFSDKLNELRRQKEKLEEKIMDHYKGYEPSPPRKKGFKLFNKISAAMSRTNKAPKERDKKTSKVSLSDHVDGQGAERSDSSSIGSYGDSLDGSAENTNSQKTNNVQSDSTRQSRQKVKRRFTFSPGDLLESSLKSPRSPRSTSPRRVTTLKRSMSQAIVDDYIDMVFKSRRTNLRKHKYRSETVLNTILRDEKEEPQTKDKKKKRVRVLDNNQKVLSKSLDDIDEECNRDSGIDYDPYPLRDRKQKYRSELVLYRTSYPWDYEIESSRPRPLQERRNHYRSEEFLHRRSMPALDVISENFCALSSEDLHLNIPPEADSQSSGSAGSRPASHNTSYNSEGNRSWSNYSTNISPRIEIDRIRAGSLGSEDHIPTKDPGSLVPPVDRARTASYNSYDSRDSSPRDSTSTPRSHASTPRSQYNAVSPGSEMVSLEQFLDESNKVPSPLFTRKKMEKSRSQDSDSLLHDRDKDHLARNMMYSSMSQLPGESHSSRPPSSPNFNARRQHYQSEVNLSSIPKDRSQDRIHPDSRAMSSSTSRLDGSHPPAPPQRYAPSKMLSPAPNPQSSPVQTRVLTVSNRLDRLSKTPTPSQPQTVTVKTTTIPGTDKPTIMDGKTPSPRHEYGGGDAPRRPPPEYTNYSPRGYKPPSTSTPQSVRYSDRPTPNPRNLNSQYDSRPDYSRDSRPSPREGQYGRAPPSPGRAPPSPRQQRANPRPPQEQKSSVRQTAAMFEQKGRDDDRKGEAPNNQGGPSGAEGSSIWYEYGCV; encoded by the exons GATGTTCTTCAGCAGCTGATTGTGATGAAGCTCCCTGACATCATTGCTATTGGCAAGGAGCCTGAAGGAG AACAATGTATCCATGAGCTGAGAAAGATACTGCTATTAGTGCTGGGATGTGCAGTACAG TGTGAAAAGAAGGAGGTCTTCATTGAGAAAATCAAGGAGCTAGACCTGGATGTACAACATGCCATGGTTGGACACATTCAAGAG ATAACGGACAACACAGACAACATCTTCTGTACCCAGTGGAGCGAGCTGACAGAGATCCCTCCTGAGGAGTTGGATGGTCTGTCAAGGAACATGTTCTACCATCTCAAGAGGCTGGTCAATGAGAGGGACGACTACTGTGAG GCACTTGCAGAGATCACACAGGAGAGGGACTACTACCAGCATGCTCAGCAGGAGGCAAGCAAACAGGCACAGTCTCCAGTTGCACCCGGGCAGCCACAGGACAAAAACCACCTGACAGTGGAACTGGCCGACACCAAGGCCCGACTGAGAAGACTCCGCCAGGAGCTGGAAGAGAAGAGCGAGCAAGTGGTGGACTTTAAGCACGAGATCGAGCAGATCAACCTCACCCTGCAGAAACTCCGGCAGGAGAACCTGGAGCTGAGTACGGACGCGCGGTCGGCGAGGGCCTACAGGGACGAGCTGGATGTGGCCAAGGAGAAGCTGAGCAAGACGGAGAAGTTTGAGTCTGAGATCCAGAGGTACAAGGAGAAGCTCAACGACTTGGACTTCTATAAGGCCCGGACTGAG GAACTACGAGAAGACAACAGGATCCTGCATGAGACCAAGGCCATGCTGGAGGAGCAGATGGAGTCCCTGAGGGCCAAGAAGGAGAAGTGGGTGGAGGTGGAACAGGAGAACCTCCGGATCAAGGCACAGCTGAAGGAGATGGAGGAG AGAAGAGATGAAGACAGGAGGAGGATTCAAGAGCTGGTTGATGAGAATATGGCTCTTGACCTGGACAAGAGGCAAACCCTTAACGAGTCCTTAACCCTCGGGAGGGAACTGGAAGATGCCAAGAGCAAGAGTTCTTCAG GTTACTACCCACTGGCCGCGGAGTGTAACGAGTCGGCGACCAGCCGAGCGCTGCGGCTGGAGAAGGAGAACAAGAGGCTGGTGCAGGAGATGGAGGAACTACGGGAGCAGATGCACCACTCTGACTCTAGTAATACaag AATGACTGAGCTGGAGAAGGAGAACCAGCGCCTGAGTGAGAAGTTGAAGCGCCTGCAGGACAGTGCCACCAAGGAGACCCAGAGCCTGCTGGACCTGGAGCAGTTTAGTGATGATCTCATCAAGGATAAG GCTCAGCTTGAGCAGACGTTGGaaacaattaaagaaaacaGTGAGAGACAGATCCAGGAACTGGAGAGAGAAAATGAGCAGCTTCAACAGACGATAAACACACTCAGGCAGAGAACGCAG ATTTCTTTAGATGCTCGTGTCAAGGATAttgagaaagaaaacaagaccTTGCACGACAGCTTGAGAGAGACAACCAGCAAGTTGTCCCAAGTCGAGTTGGAGAAGAAGCAGCTTAGTCGCCAGTTTGAGAGAATCCGTGACAATGCAGAGAGGGCAGAGGAGATGGAGAGGGAAAATGTAAAAGTCGGCAGAGAAAAAGAACACTTACAGAGGACAATAGAAACTCTGAAGATCTCTTGTGAGAATTTTGACCAACTGGAGAAGGAACACAATGCAATGGAAAAAGAACACAGAAAGCTGAAGAAGGAGGTAGATAGTTTGAAGTCAAAGGCGGAGAAGTTTGATGAGTCCGAGAAGGTCAACATCCAGCTGAATGCAGAGAAGCAGCGACTACAGAGAACCATCGAAAACCTGAAGGGCACAGGCAGCAAAGTGTCTGAGATCGAAGAGGAGAAGGAAGAGCTGGAGAAAGAAAATCACCAGCTGAAGAAGATGCTCGCAACCTCAAAAGAATCCGTCCAAAGGCTCGAGGAAGACAACTTGAGGTTAGACAGCCAGAACCAGAAGTTGACGAAGTCTGTGGACCATTCCAGTAGGAAGGTGGAGGATCTACGGAAAGAGAACTCCGAGCTGGAAAGCGAGGGCCAGAGGCTCCAGAAAAGTCTGGAGAACATGAAGGCATCCAGCAGGAAGCTGCAGCGGCTGGAGAAGGACAATCGTGACCTGGAGACAACAAACACTCAGCTGGAGAGGAGTCAGAAGCAGTTGGAAAAGGAAAACAAGAGATTGAGGCAGTCCATGGAGATGAAGGAGGGCATGTTGGAGGACAGTAACACCAGGATAGCCAGTCTGGAGACAGAGATCAGGCACATGCAGAAGGACAAGGAGAGAAGTAAGGATACAGACAGCAGGATTCAGGAGTTAGAGAAGGACAACAAGGATCTGCTGAAGCAAACAACTATGGACAAGAAAACACTGGCGACGCTACGGGAG GAACTGGTGAATGAGAAACTGCACAACCAGCAGCTGACCAATGAGCTGGAGAAGCTAGCAGCAGAACTGGATAAGATCGGTCTAAACAAGGAGAAACTTCTACAACAGGAGCACTCACAGGACGAGAG CCGGTGGAAGGCCCTAGAGTCCCGCATGGAGAGTGAACTGAAGAAGAGCCTTGAGATTAAGGAGGAGAAGGTCCATGCACTGGAGAGTCGGCTCCAGGAGTCAGTTAACAG GAATCAGAAGCTGCGCGACGAGTTGAGAACTCTGCGCCGGGAACACGAGGCTCTACAGCAGAAGTACGAGGAGGAGCAGGGCTCCAGCCCCCCCAAGGTCACGGTCAGGCGCACCACCCAGGGGGAAACCACCAGGGAGCTCATCAAGATGAAGGATCAGGTCATTGAGTTGGAGAGAAAT AATGCCAAATTTGAGACTGAGAATAGCAGCCTGAAGCAGCAAAGTAGGAGCCTGGAGTCCCAGTGCAACAAGCTGCAGCAGCAGGTGTCCTCGCTACAGTCCCAGAATGCCTCTCTACAAGGGCAGAGCAGCAACCTGCAATCCCAAAATGCAAAGCTGCAAGTCGAACTCTCTACACTGCAATCCCAGAAGTCCTCTGTCACTTCTGAACACACCAAACTGCAAACTCAACATTCCCAGGCAGAGACACAGTACAAGTCTCTGCAGAGAAGGTACGACGACATGAGAAGTGAACACACGGCTCTGCAAAAAGACTTTGAGCGTCTGCAGAAACTGCACAGTACCCTGTCCTCAGACAATGAAGCCATGGCTTCGGAGCACAGCATGTTGAAGTCCAACTTTAAGATACTGAAGAGTGACAACAAGAGGCTGGAGGACCAGTACAACTCACTTCTCAAGGAGAACGAGGGTCTGAAGAAGATGAAGTCCACGTTTGAATCAGTTAGGTCAGAAGACAGAACCCTGGCTGCTGTCAAAGCAGATAATGAAAG GTTGCAGGCAACCAACAGGAAGCTGACAGCAGACTACCAGGACCTGCAGACTGACCACAAGGGGCTGAAGCAGACCTACAACAGTCTACAGCTGGAGCACACCCAGCTAGCTGGGGACCTTAGGGAGTTCCAGTCACAGTACATGCAGATGGACATGGCCACCTCCAAAATGGAGGGCAGATGTGAG ATGCTGCAGCAGCTGAACCGTACACTGGAGGAGGAGAACAAACAGCTGATGTCACAGCTGACCAAGCTGCTGGAACAGAACCAGGAGCTGTTAGCTCAGACTCTGGAGAGCAAGGAGCAGTTCCACGAGGAGGAGAGACAGTTTTC TGACAAGTTGAATGAGTTGCGGAGGCAGAAAGAGAAGCTGGAGGAGAAGATCATGGACCACTACAAGGGCTATGAACCATCTCCTCCCAGGAAGAAGGGCTTCAAACTCTTCAACAAGATATCAGCAGCAATGAGTAGG ACAAACAAGGCACCAAAGGAGAGGGACAAGAAGACTTCCAAGGTGAGCTTGTCTGACCACGTGGATGGCCAGGGTGCGGAGCGGTCCGACAGTTCTTCCATCGGCTCCTACGGTGACTCCCTGGATGGGTCCGCTGAGAACACCAACTCACAGAAAACCAACAACGTTCAATCAG ATTCCACAAGGCAATCCCGACAGAAAGTCAAGCGCAGGTTTACAT TTTCTCCTGGAGATTTGCTTGAGTCTTCGCTCAAGTCTCCCCGCTCTCCCAGAAGCACCAGTCCCCGGAGAGTCACCACTTTGAAACGTTCCATGTCTCAGGCCATCGTGGATGATTACATTGACATGG TGTTTAAGAGCAGACGAACAAACCTGAGGAAACACAAGTACAGGAGTGAAACCGTACTCAACACCATCTTGAGGGATGAGAAGGAAGAGCCCCAGACTAAGG acaagaaaaagaagaggGTGCGCGTGCTGGACAACAACCAAAAAGTGCTGTCCAAAAGTCTGGACGACATCGATGAGGAATGCAACAGAGACAGTGGCATAG ACTATGACCCGTACCCCTTGAGAGACAGGAAACAGAAGTACAGGAGTGAGCTGGTGCTGTACCGCACCTCGTATCCTTGGGACTATGAAATTG AGTCCTCCCGACCCAGACCATTGCAGGAACGACGGAACCATTACAGAAGTGAAGAGTTTCTGCACAGACGGTCCATGCCTGCCCTTGATGTGATCAGTGAGAATTTCT GTGCCTTGTCTAGTGAGGACCTCCACCTCAACATTCCACCTGAAGCTGACTCACAAAGCTCAGGCTCTGCCGGGTCTCGCCCAG CATCACACAACACCAGTTACAACAGTGAAGGCAACCGCAGTTGGTCCAATTACAGCACCAACATCTCGCCAAGGATAGAAATAG ATCGTATCAGAGCGGGCAGCTTGGGAAGCGAAGATCACATTCCAACCAAGGACCCAGGCAGTCTTGTTCCGCCCGTTGACCGCGCCCGTACGGCCTCCTACAACTCGTACGACTCCAGGGACAGCTCGCCACGGGACTCCACTTCCACACCTCGGTCACATGCGTCAACACCGAGGTCTCAGTACAATGCAGTGTCACCGGGCAGCGAGATGGTATCGTTGGAGCAGTTCTTAGACGAAAGCAACAAGGTTCCCTCTCCACTGTTTACAAGG AAGAAGATGGAAAAGAGCAGGTCCCAGGACTCCGACTCATTGCTGCATGACAGAGACAAGGATCATCTGGCACGTAACATGATGTACAGCTCCATGTCACAACTCCCAGGGGAGTCTCATTCCTCCAGGCCACCCTCCAGTCCCAACTTCAATGCCAGAAGGCAACATTATCAGTCAGAAGTGAACCTGTCGTCCATTCCAAAAGACAGGAGTCAAGACAGGATCCATCCAGACTCGCGTGCCATGTCATCCTCTACCAGCCGGCTAGACGGCAGCCATCCTCCTGCACCTCCTCAGCGGTACGCACCTTCCAAGATGCTGAGCCCAGCACCCAACCCCCAGTCATCTCCCGTGCAGACACGGGTATTGACAGTCTCCAACAGGCTGGATCGCTTGTCCAAAACGCCAACTCCAAGCCAACCCCAAACTGTCACTGTCAAAACCACCACCATTCCCGGAACAGACAAGCCCACCATCATGGATGGAAAGACGCCGTCGCCTCGGCACGAGTATGGAGGTGGGGACGCACCTCGAAGACCGCCACCGGAATACACAAACTATTCTCCTCGTGGTTACAAACCTCCGTCCACCAGCACTCCTCAGTCTGTCAGGTACTCTGACAGGCCGACACCTAACccgagaaatttgaactcacaGTATGACTCCAGACCGGACTATAGTAGAGACAGTAGGCCCAGTCCCAGAGAAGGACAATATGGCAGGGCTCCCCCATCTCCTGGCAGGGCTCCCCCATCTCCCAGACAACAGAGGGCCAACCCCAGGCCTCCACAGGAACAGAAATCCTCCGTTAGACAAACAGCTGCCATGTTCGAGCAAAAGGGCCGGGATGATGACAGGAAGGGAGAAGCACCAAATAACCAGGGTGGGCCCTCAGGCGCTGAGGGGTCGTCCATCTGGTATGAGTATGGATGTGTCTAA